A genomic segment from Frateuria edaphi encodes:
- a CDS encoding sugar porter family MFS transporter yields the protein MSTQQTPVDLALEQRATARIVLIAAAAALGGFLFGFDTAVINGAVEAIRGGFQLDAGRIGLAVSCALLGSAAGAWYAGTLADRLGRVRAMQVAALLLAASAIGSGLVTGMWDLILWRVVGGIGVGMASVIAPTYIAEVSPAHVRGRLGSLQQLAIVLGIFAALLSDAWLAATAGGASAKLWFGLEAWRWMFLVAVVPALVYGALVLGVPESPRHLVARGRIAEAREVLRRVLAMRSDTALDYKLGEIERSLKMEYRPRVRDLRGASFGLLPVVWVGILLSVFQQFVGINVIFYYSSALWHSVGFSEADSFSITVITSIVNVLVTLVAIALVDKVGRKPLLAIGSAGMTVTLALMAWCFSQSIGAGANLTLPAPWNMVALVAANAYVVFFGLSWGPMVWVLLGEMFPNRIRAVALAVAAAAQWLANFLITSTFPALAEIGLSFAYGLYAAFALISLLFVVFAVRETKGMELEDMPG from the coding sequence ATGAGTACGCAGCAGACGCCAGTCGACCTGGCACTGGAACAACGTGCGACGGCACGCATCGTCCTGATCGCCGCCGCAGCGGCGCTGGGTGGCTTTCTCTTCGGGTTCGACACAGCCGTCATCAACGGAGCGGTGGAGGCGATCCGCGGCGGCTTCCAGCTGGACGCGGGACGGATCGGCCTGGCCGTGTCCTGTGCCCTGCTCGGCTCGGCGGCCGGTGCATGGTATGCCGGCACGCTGGCCGACCGCCTGGGCCGCGTGCGTGCCATGCAGGTGGCCGCCCTGCTGCTGGCGGCCAGCGCGATTGGCTCGGGACTGGTCACCGGGATGTGGGACCTGATCCTGTGGCGCGTGGTCGGCGGCATCGGTGTGGGCATGGCTTCGGTGATCGCGCCGACGTACATCGCGGAAGTGTCGCCGGCGCACGTACGCGGACGGCTCGGTTCGCTGCAGCAGCTGGCGATCGTGCTGGGCATCTTCGCCGCGTTGCTGAGCGATGCATGGCTTGCCGCCACCGCCGGCGGCGCCTCGGCGAAACTCTGGTTCGGGCTGGAGGCCTGGCGCTGGATGTTCCTGGTAGCGGTCGTGCCGGCGCTGGTCTACGGCGCACTGGTGCTGGGCGTGCCCGAGTCGCCGCGCCACCTGGTCGCCCGCGGGCGCATCGCCGAAGCGCGCGAAGTACTGCGCCGGGTGCTGGCGATGCGCAGCGACACTGCGCTGGACTACAAGCTGGGCGAGATCGAGCGCAGCCTGAAGATGGAATACCGCCCGCGCGTTCGCGACCTTCGCGGCGCGAGCTTCGGGCTCCTGCCCGTGGTGTGGGTCGGCATCCTGCTGTCAGTGTTCCAGCAGTTCGTCGGCATCAACGTGATCTTCTATTACTCCTCGGCGCTGTGGCATTCGGTCGGCTTCAGCGAGGCCGATTCGTTTTCGATCACGGTGATCACCTCGATCGTCAACGTGCTGGTGACGCTGGTCGCCATCGCGCTGGTCGACAAGGTCGGCCGCAAGCCGCTGCTGGCGATCGGCTCGGCAGGCATGACGGTCACCCTGGCGTTGATGGCCTGGTGCTTCTCGCAGTCGATCGGTGCCGGTGCGAACCTGACCCTCCCGGCGCCATGGAACATGGTTGCGCTGGTCGCGGCCAACGCCTACGTGGTGTTCTTCGGCCTGAGCTGGGGCCCGATGGTGTGGGTGCTGCTGGGCGAGATGTTCCCCAACCGCATCCGCGCCGTCGCGCTGGCGGTGGCGGCCGCGGCGCAGTGGTTGGCGAACTTCCTGATCACCTCGACCTTCCCTGCTCTGGCCGAGATCGGACTGAGCTTCGCCTACGGTCTGTATGCCGCGTTCGCACTGATCTCGCTGCTGTTCGTGGTGTTCGCGGTACGCGAGACCAAGGGCATGGAGCTGGAGGACATGCCTGGCTGA